One window of the Thermodesulfomicrobium sp. WS genome contains the following:
- the ndk gene encoding nucleoside-diphosphate kinase, with translation MERTLALIKPDAVERGLQGEIMAMIQTAGLRIIAMKMLHLSKAQAEAFYAVHQARPFFASLTTYMSSGPIVALCLEGENAIQRYRDLMGATNKDQAAEGTIRKKYALDIERNSCHGSDSPETAAVEIPFFFSALELVG, from the coding sequence ATGGAACGGACACTTGCTCTCATCAAACCGGACGCCGTGGAGCGGGGTCTCCAGGGGGAAATCATGGCCATGATCCAGACCGCAGGGCTGCGCATCATCGCCATGAAGATGCTGCACCTCTCCAAGGCCCAGGCGGAAGCCTTCTACGCCGTGCACCAAGCGCGCCCCTTCTTTGCAAGCCTCACCACGTATATGAGCTCGGGCCCCATCGTGGCCCTGTGTCTGGAGGGCGAAAACGCCATCCAGCGTTACCGGGACCTCATGGGCGCCACCAACAAAGACCAGGCGGCGGAAGGCACCATCCGCAAGAAGTACGCCCTGGACATCGAACGCAACTCGTGCCACGGCTCGGACAGTCCCGAAACAGCAGCTGTGGAGATCCCGTTTTTCTTCAGCGCGTTGGAACTCGTCGGCTAG
- a CDS encoding GAF domain-containing protein has product MADKRLYEVFYEVSRTVNSSLDPSEVLARIAEQVTRAMGVKGCFLRLLDRTGTVLKPAAFYGLSDRYARKGPVEVARSKIDQEALAGQMVTILDARTDERFQYREDAAKEGLASILVAPLMVEGTRPIGVLRVYTDTPREFDAEERKFLQAIADISAIAIENARMHQTLKRQMELIHAYDYQTFED; this is encoded by the coding sequence ATGGCGGACAAGCGGTTGTATGAGGTGTTTTACGAGGTGAGCCGCACGGTGAACTCGTCGTTGGACCCCAGCGAGGTGCTGGCGCGCATTGCCGAGCAGGTGACCCGGGCTATGGGAGTCAAAGGATGTTTTCTGCGTTTGCTCGATCGCACAGGTACAGTGCTCAAGCCCGCGGCGTTTTATGGCTTGAGTGATCGATATGCCCGCAAGGGGCCCGTGGAGGTGGCACGCAGCAAAATCGATCAGGAGGCCCTTGCTGGCCAGATGGTGACTATCCTGGACGCCCGTACGGACGAACGGTTTCAGTACCGCGAGGACGCGGCCAAAGAAGGGCTGGCGTCGATCCTGGTGGCCCCCCTGATGGTGGAAGGCACGCGGCCCATCGGGGTGCTGCGGGTATACACCGATACCCCGCGGGAATTCGACGCCGAAGAGCGGAAGTTCTTGCAGGCCATCGCGGATATCTCGGCCATTGCCATCGAGAACGCCCGCATGCATCAGACCCTGAAGCGGCAGATGGAACTCATCCATGCCTACGACTACCAGACCTTTGAAGACTAG
- the gap gene encoding type I glyceraldehyde-3-phosphate dehydrogenase, with the protein MTKTRIGINGFGRIGRQVLKTIWQRHRDSLEVVAINDLFDTATNAHLLRHDTSYGHFPERIEADGSVIRVGGQWEIQSFAQRDPKLIPWGSLGVDIVVEATGIFRTGPTARQHLEAGAKKVIITAPAKEEDVTIVLGVNQDAYDPARHHVVSNASCTTNCLAPAVKVMHSRFGVVKGVLTTVHAYTNDQRILDLPHKDLRRARAAACNMIPTSTGAAKAVAKVLPELAGRFDGYSVRVPTPAVSLVDFVAVLERDTTTEELRSAFREAANGELGGILAYSEEPLVSSDFLGNPHSGIVEAEFTAVQCGNLAKVYIWYDNEWGYSCRVADLAHYMAQKGL; encoded by the coding sequence ATGACGAAAACGCGTATCGGCATCAACGGCTTTGGCCGCATCGGCCGGCAGGTGCTCAAAACTATCTGGCAGCGGCATCGGGATAGCTTGGAAGTAGTGGCTATCAATGACTTGTTCGACACGGCGACCAACGCCCATCTTTTGCGCCATGACACATCCTATGGGCATTTTCCCGAGCGTATCGAGGCGGACGGCTCCGTCATCCGCGTGGGAGGGCAATGGGAAATCCAGAGTTTTGCCCAGCGCGATCCCAAGCTCATCCCGTGGGGAAGCTTGGGGGTGGATATCGTCGTGGAGGCCACGGGTATCTTTCGCACCGGCCCCACGGCCCGGCAGCATCTGGAGGCTGGCGCCAAGAAGGTGATCATCACCGCTCCTGCCAAGGAAGAGGATGTGACCATCGTGCTCGGCGTAAACCAGGATGCCTACGACCCGGCCCGGCATCACGTAGTCTCCAATGCCTCGTGCACCACCAATTGCCTGGCCCCGGCGGTGAAGGTGATGCACAGCCGTTTTGGGGTGGTCAAAGGCGTGCTCACCACGGTGCATGCCTATACCAACGACCAGCGCATCCTCGATTTGCCGCACAAGGATTTGCGCCGGGCCCGGGCTGCGGCCTGCAACATGATCCCCACCTCCACGGGTGCGGCCAAGGCCGTGGCCAAGGTGCTGCCCGAGCTCGCCGGCCGTTTTGACGGCTATTCGGTGCGTGTTCCTACCCCTGCGGTTTCCTTGGTGGATTTCGTGGCTGTGCTGGAGCGCGACACCACCACCGAGGAGCTGCGCTCGGCCTTCCGCGAGGCCGCAAACGGGGAGCTTGGCGGCATCCTTGCCTACAGCGAAGAGCCGTTGGTGTCTTCGGACTTTCTGGGCAATCCCCATTCCGGCATCGTGGAGGCGGAATTTACCGCTGTCCAATGCGGCAATTTGGCCAAAGTGTACATCTGGTACGATAACGAGTGGGGCTACTCCTGTCGGGTGGCGGACCTGGCCCATTACATGGCGCAGAAAGGGCTTTAA
- a CDS encoding divergent polysaccharide deacetylase family protein, with protein MARRQSSSKKRSSRRPSKAAGGRIALALALLTLVAITFWGLRAVLAPPPAAKVPAPAPRPAPPPTPPAAPSPAPSSKLPLDLPYEAQGENAEILVHFIDDAIARAAESCGLDAQRLHISSVDTRATSLGEIQFQTMEIPAPDPARFRVALEQILARLPRTPRLFSRTPDARDLEVRIQGIATHRIILQPEPPLLPPTTTASGQLVIIIDDLGQDLVAAQTLASLPIPVVFSILPYTPKAQATAQIAHRAGRDVLVHLPCEPHGFPHPNSGPGTLMAHMDPARIHALVEEACTRVPYAIGANNHMGSRFTEDAAGVTAMLEALRRRDKIFVDSATSARSAVPAVSRDAGLPYLRRTIFLDNVASTPAVLAQLRKAEALAHQKGMAIAIGHPYPQTLRALAIWARERAGRTQVVSLSRLAPRFAQIPSP; from the coding sequence ATGGCCCGCCGCCAATCCTCGTCCAAAAAGCGCTCCTCCCGCCGCCCCTCCAAGGCGGCAGGAGGACGCATCGCCTTGGCGCTTGCACTCCTCACCTTGGTGGCCATCACCTTCTGGGGGTTGCGGGCGGTGCTCGCCCCTCCCCCGGCAGCCAAGGTCCCAGCACCTGCCCCGCGCCCGGCGCCTCCCCCTACGCCGCCTGCCGCCCCAAGCCCGGCACCGTCGTCCAAACTCCCCCTCGACCTTCCCTATGAAGCCCAAGGCGAAAACGCCGAAATCCTCGTCCACTTCATCGACGACGCCATCGCCCGAGCGGCGGAGTCCTGCGGCCTGGACGCACAGCGCCTCCACATCAGTTCCGTGGATACCCGCGCCACGAGCCTGGGGGAAATCCAGTTCCAGACCATGGAGATCCCTGCCCCGGACCCGGCGCGGTTTCGCGTTGCCCTAGAGCAGATCCTCGCGCGCCTGCCCCGCACCCCACGACTTTTTTCGCGCACCCCAGACGCCCGTGACCTGGAGGTCCGCATCCAGGGGATCGCGACCCACCGCATCATCCTCCAGCCAGAGCCCCCGCTCCTGCCGCCCACCACGACCGCTTCCGGACAATTGGTGATCATCATTGACGACCTCGGCCAGGATCTCGTGGCCGCCCAAACCCTGGCGAGCCTTCCTATCCCGGTGGTCTTCTCCATCCTTCCCTACACCCCCAAGGCCCAGGCCACGGCCCAAATCGCCCACCGCGCCGGGCGCGACGTCCTCGTGCATCTGCCCTGCGAGCCCCACGGCTTTCCCCACCCCAACTCCGGACCAGGCACCCTGATGGCGCACATGGACCCTGCCCGTATCCACGCCCTGGTGGAGGAAGCCTGCACACGCGTGCCGTATGCCATCGGCGCCAACAACCACATGGGGTCTCGCTTTACCGAAGACGCTGCCGGCGTGACCGCCATGCTCGAGGCCCTGCGCCGCCGCGATAAAATCTTCGTGGATAGCGCCACCTCCGCCAGGAGCGCCGTCCCTGCCGTCAGCCGGGACGCCGGCCTTCCCTACCTGCGGCGCACCATCTTTCTCGACAATGTGGCCTCCACACCGGCGGTCCTCGCCCAATTGCGCAAGGCCGAAGCCCTGGCGCACCAAAAAGGGATGGCCATTGCCATTGGCCATCCCTATCCGCAAACCTTGCGAGCACTCGCCATCTGGGCCCGGGAGCGGGCGGGGCGGACGCAGGTGGTCTCCTTGAGCCGCCTTGCGCCCCGATTCGCCCAGATCCCCAGCCCCTAA